A stretch of DNA from Variovorax paradoxus:
TCTCCGACGCCATCTCGGGCATGGTCGCCGGGCTCGATCCGCACTCGCAGTACTTCGACAAGAAGTCCTTCAAGGAATTCCGAGAGGGCACCACGGGCCGCTTCGTCGGCGTGGGCATCGAAATCTCGCAGGAAGACGGCCTCATCAAGGTCGTCTCCCCCATCGAAGGCTCGCCCGCCTTCCGCGCCGGCTTGAAGCCGAACGACCTGATCACCAAGATCGACGACACGGCCGTGCGCGGCCTGTCGCTGAACGAAGCCGTCAAGCGCATGCGCGGCGAGGCCAACACCAAGGTGTTGCTGACCATCTTCCGCAAGGACGAGAGCCGCACCTTCCCGGTCACGATCACGCGCGAGGAAATCCGTACCCAGTCGGTGCGCGGCAAGATGATCGAGCCGGGCTACGGCTGGATCCGCCTGTCGCAGTTCCAGGAGCGCACGGTCGACGACTTCGTCAAGAAGATCGAAGAGCTCTATAAGGAAGACCCGAACCTCAAGGGCCTGGTGCTCGACCTGCGCAATGACCCGGGCGGCCTGCTCGACGCGGCGGTGGCGGTGTCGGCGGCCTTCCTGCCCGAGAACGTCACGGTGGTCACCACCGACGGCCAGCTGGCCGAAAGCAAGTCGATCTACAAGGCGGCGCCCGAGTTCTACCAGCGCCGTTCGGGCAGCGATCCGCTGCGCAACCTGCCGGCAGCGCTCAAGAACGTGCCGCTAGTGGTGCTGGTGAACGAA
This window harbors:
- a CDS encoding S41 family peptidase, which gives rise to MGQKLKITGWVAAGAVAGVLTTVSLQTVARGSLAPLPLEELQQLAAVFGMVKSDYVEAVDEKKLISDAISGMVAGLDPHSQYFDKKSFKEFREGTTGRFVGVGIEISQEDGLIKVVSPIEGSPAFRAGLKPNDLITKIDDTAVRGLSLNEAVKRMRGEANTKVLLTIFRKDESRTFPVTITREEIRTQSVRGKMIEPGYGWIRLSQFQERTVDDFVKKIEELYKEDPNLKGLVLDLRNDPGGLLDAAVAVSAAFLPENVTVVTTDGQLAESKSIYKAAPEFYQRRSGSDPLRNLPAALKNVPLVVLVNEGSASASEIVAGALQDHKRATIMGSQTFGKGSVQTVRPLGPDTGLKITTARYYTPSGTSIQAKGIVPNVLIDESAEGSPFAALRMREADLEKHLASGQGPEVKDPEREKARDEARKRLEEEAKKPPQDRKVPEFGTDKDFPLVQALNRLKGQPVLVSKTQVIVDNKDEKKEN